TCTCACCTTAACCGAAACGATCATGCTTGCAAAAAGCAAAGATTCCATAAATTGCAACCTCCACTTCATTCAAGCGTTCAATCCATATGTTCCTTCGACATCACCACTATTTTTTTAAAAATATAAAAGAAACATTTCCTTTAAGAAGAAATGTTTCTTATCTACTTTATCGTTTTAGATTTTCCAAAAGCTCTTCTACATAATGTTGTGCACTTTGTGCAGCGATGCTTCCATCACCTGTAGCTGTTACAATCTGACGTAACGTTTTTTCCCGGACATCTCCAGCTGCAAAAATGCCTTCGACCTTTGTTTCCATTTGATCGTTCGTTTCAATGTAGCCCATCGAATTCGTAATGCCAAGATCTTGAAATGGAGCAGTTAACGGAACCATTCCCACATAGATAAACACGCCATCTGTCTTAAACTCTTTTTCTGAACCATCTTCTGTAGATACGAGCTTAACAGATCCTACTTTTCCTGTTTGTTCATGTATAGATTGAATTGTCGTGTTAAAGATGACCTCTATTTTCTCGTTCTCAAACGCACGTTGCTGAATAATTTTTTGTGCTCTGAATTCGTCACGTCGATGAACAATCGTTACTTTATTAACAAATCTTGTCAAGTATACTCCTTCTTCTACAGCAGAGTCTCCCCCACCGACAACCACAAGGTCCTTTCCTTTAAAGAAAGCCCCATCACAGACTGCGCAATAAGATACCCCGCGTCCTGATAATTCCTTTTCACCAGGAGCACCTAGTTTCTTATATTCTGCACCAGTTGAGATGATCACTGAACGAGCCTTAAATTCCTTTGAACTGGTTCTAACCGTTTTATATTCTTCGCCATTAACAATCTCTTTTATATCTCCATATGCGTACTGTGCGCCAAACTTCTTTGCATGCTCAAACATCTTATTGGAGAGATCTGGACCTAAGATATGACCAAAACCAGGATAGTTTTCAACTTCTTCTGTATTTGCCATTTGTCCTCCAGGTACTCCTCTTTCAATCATTAAGGTAGAGAGATTGGCTCGAGAAGTATAAACTGCGGCTGTCATCCCAGCAGGACCTGCTCCAATGATGATTACATCATAAATATTCTCATTCGTCATATATTCCATCTCCTTCCATCTCCTCATCATCGTACAAACAAATGTTTTTTCATTTCCTTTATTGAGTATAGCTCACTTTTTTAAATAAAAATGTTAGATAGCTAACAGTCTTAGGATTACTTCTATCAACGAATAAACGATTATTCCACTATACAAAAGAGTAATATAAACAAGCTAAAATACAAACATCTTACTCGCCCATTGTTTAAATGGCATTCGTTTCTTCCAACTAACACTGAGTAAGAACCAAGAAATAGAAAGTAAAAGGATCAGGATGAAAATAGCCCTTAACTCTATAAATAAAAAGCTAGCAAAAATTAACCCTAGTAGGTAAACGTGTGTCTGAAAGTAGGTTCGTTCAAAACCCTTTATCACCGGCAGCATAGGTATCCTAGCTAGTTTATATTCCTCATATCGATGAATGGCAATGGCATAAAAATGGGGCATTTGCCATAAAACCATGATTAAAAAAAGACCAATAATAGATAGATGAAGTTCACCTGACGAAATTGCCGACCAGCCAATTAGAGGAGTTATTGCACCAGACAAGCTACCAATTTCCGTATTATAAATGGTCCTCCGTTTAGACCATATCGTATATGGTACTAAATATAAAAACCAGCCTAGCCAACCATATAAAGCAGCAAGCGGCTCCGCTACATATAGCAAACCGACTCCAGCAATAAGCAAGATGCTTCCTGCCATAAAAGCGGTGAGGTCACTAATGGCACCTGTAATCGTTGGTCTGTAGCGTGTCCTTTCCATTAGAAAATCAATATCTCGATCATAAAGATTATTAAATACTCCGGCCGAGCTTATGACAAAAGCAGATCCGATAATGGTTAGCACCATAACTAACCCATTTTCAAGAAGGGTTACCTCTATCGAAATACATGCTAAACACATTCCAGCAATGACAGCTAAAACATTAGATTTGACAATCCCTACCTTTACAAGCTGGAATGCAATTGAACATTTTTCAGCTGTCCCACTTTTATTTTTATTCCCCATTTTTCTCACTCTTCTCTTTATTTCTTACATTCTTTTTAAACCCTTTCATTATAAGTCATTTTTTTCTATTGAAAAGTAAGCTAACTCACAGTTTTTATGTTATAACTTTGTTTGGTTTAAACTTGTAAGAAGCTCTTATTTCAGAAATGTAAGCAAGATTACAGAATATAAAGTGGATAATCGCCTATGATAAGTCATGTAAGTTCACTAAATACTTATGGGAAGGAAGATAGATATGGAAAAAAGGATTACAAATAAAGCGGCATTTAATCAGATTATTAACTCAGAGAAGCCAGTCGTAGTTAAGTTCGACACAAACTGGTGTCCAGACTGCAGACGCATGGATGCATTTATGGGAGAGGTATTAGAGGATTTGAATCCTTTTCCACTTTATGAAATGGATCGAGATGAATTCCAGGATACCTCATCTACGTATGAAGTGATGGGAATTCCAAGCCTACTCGTTTTTAAGAATGGCGAGAAGATTGGTCACCTACACAGTGCTCATGCCAAAACACCTGAAAGTGTAACCGAGTTCTTAGCAACTTATTTTAAGTAAACATAAACAATGGGATCATGCTTTAGCTTGATCCCTTTTTCAATGTCATACCTCATTGGTTACTTGATGATCGTTTTTACTGCTATCCAAATAGAGATTTAGTAATACATCGAGCTCTTGGCTTAAATGGATGATCAAAGGTGATTGTAAATCTTTATTCTCTTTAAATACTTGTAGTATCTCTTGTCTTCGTTCCTCAATCATGTACCTTAAATAATAAATTGGGATAACCGGATTACAGGACTCTTTCTTCATGACAGATTCACCTCATTTTTGTTAAAACCACCTCTTATGGAATACTTTACCTCACCTCTCTTACGATTAATGTAAGCCACTTCACATTAATGCAGATACCTATAGAAATATGGCAAAAAAAAAGAGCAGGATGAACTGCTCCACATTAAATCTATTGGACCTTTGTAATTTTAGCCCCACCCGTTCTTTTCGACTGATAGAGAAGTTTATCGGCCCCTTCTAGCAGCTCATGCATCTTCATTTGATGGGAATGAACCAGTCCAATCGAAAGACTCAAATCTGGCAATATTTCTGCAGCCATCTTCTCAAAAGCATTTAATAAATTGTTTGCACAAACTTCACATTCTTGTTTGTAGGGGCTATTCAGAAGAACTCCGAATTCGTCTCCTCCAAATCTAAAGCCGTAGGCATCTTTTGGTATATACCTCAAAATCATTTCACCTAGCCCTTTCAGCACTTCATCACCAATGTGATGGCCCAACCGGTCATTTACCTGTTTAAAATGGTCAATATCAAACATTAAGAATGTAAAAGGTTCGGTTACAAGGGTAGGATTAGAAACTAAACGGTTCCAGAGCACTCTATTGTATAATCCAGTAAGGGAATCCTTTATATTAGACAGCTCCAGCTCTATAGCATAGGATAAAAAGGACGAAACCTTCTCTAATACGGTAATGGTCTTTTCGCTAAACGCTTTGACATTATGACTTAACGAACAAATAGCACCTAAAATAGATCCATCCTTGTGGTAAATAGGCACTCCGGCATATGATCTTATATCCATTTTGTATGCATGAGAGATATTTAATGTGAGAATTCCAAATTGTGTTTCCGTAAGGCTATCATGAATCAATACCGGTTTTTGATTCAACGAGATTAACTGACAAAAGGTGTCATCTGTTTTATAAAGGCAGCTTTCTGTTAGGACATCTTCTTTTAGGAATAACGTTTGAATAATCTTCGTTTGTTCACCGTCCATGAAGCTCATGTAGAAGCTATAATCTCCTACTAGTTCCTGTGCAATCTCTAGAATATCATTTAGAACGGTCGAAAAGGTTTGGACATGTGATAAATTAATCATGTTTATCATCCTTTACATCATCTATTCTTCCACTTTGACTAGCTTCGGTCTCATAAAATAATAGCCTTGAAAAAAAGGGACACCATGATTTTTAAAGAATAATACCTCTTCTTCTGTTTCGACTCCTTCTGCGATAATGCTTACATCCTGTTGAAGCCAATAGTCAATTAAGGCTTTCATCATGTGCTGACGATAGCTATCATGACCAATATCCTTAACCAAATCACGGTCAATTTTTACAAAATCAGGCTCTACCATGGCAAGGGTATGTAGACCGGAATAACCTTTTCCTATATCATCAACAGCAATTCTCATTCCAAGCTCCCTTAGCTCTTTCATCTTTCGAATCACTTCTTCTTTGGTATAATTGCCAAGTCCTTCTCGCTCAGACAGCTCTAGCACTATTTGAAATTTGCTTGTTTTTATATGTGGGAGCATGTCTTGCCAATCATCTGTAAATAGAGTGGAAAGATGAATATTAACAAATACGAAGCTTGGTTGACTCGACTTTTTCAATAACCTCTCAACTCCAGCTCTTAATACAAAAGTATCCACTTTGTGTATCTGCCCGTGTCCGGCAGCAAAAGAGTAAAATTGATCAGGTGAAGAAAATGTAGATTGGGCAGAAGGTCGATTCAATAGCTCCGTTGCTATTTCCTTTTTGTTTCGAATGTCAAAGATAGGCTGTTCAAACGTGTTAATATCACCTGTCTTTAAAGTCATATCAATTTCTTTCATCAAAGTTGCGCAATGGATTTCAATTACTTTGTTTTCTTTATCCTTAAAAAGCATTTCATCACTCCTCTCATACTGGTTTCTTTTTGTTAAGAAAGGATTACCTTTAAGATCACCCATTCCTCATAAAATGAATCTTCAATTAATGGGGTTTTAGCTCCTGTTAGTACGAGATAAAGTTAGTTCGGTAGATATTCTAACACCTCAGATGGTTCTGCTCTTTTCCGATAATCAGTATCTACATAAGCATAGATGATCTTCGCCTGTTGACTAATAACAAATGTAGCCGCAAGTGGCAGCTCCCAGCTATCCTCTCCATTATAGCTTGGAAGTTCCAGTGCTAATTTTTGGTATAACTCTATTAAGACTTTTTGCATTTTGAAGGTTAGGTTGTATTCGTTTGATACCTGATTCCCTTTATCACTTAACAAATGAAATTGCAGCTCATTTTTCTCCTTCATGGTTAAAGAAGAATCTGGAGTTTGCGGGCTTACTGCCAGTATCTGTGCACCTCTTTGCTTTATTTGAGGAAGCAGCTCCTGGTAAGCCTTGAGTTCAAGGTTACAATATGGACACCAAGCTCCGCGATAAAAAGTTAATATAACAGGGCCCTTCTTAAGTTCATCATATAGAGTGACAGCTTCCCCATTTGCACTTGGCAATGTAAAGTTCGGTGCTGTTTGCCCGGCAATTAGACCTTTAGGCGCATGCTTTTCTAAATCCTCAGCGGCATCCCTAAAAATATCTTGTATTTCCTGAGGACGATTATTCACAAACTGCTTAATTTTAGCTTCAAGTTGCTCTCGTAAATTCATACTATATCCTCCCATACTTTCTTATTGTCATTCATTGTATCTAAAAAGAGGAAAAGATACTGTTACCCAGCTAACGTTTTTTATATATTCAGAAAAAAACGCCCCAGAGGCATTTAAATCCAGGGCGTTTCCTATCTATTCAAATAAGCGAAGATATTCACTATAGCCCTCTTCTTCCAGCTTATCTTTGGGAATGAATTTAAGGGCAGCAGAGTTAATGCAATATCGAAGTCCACCTTTATCACGCGGACCATCATCAAAGACATGTCCTAAATGAGAATCTGCCGAGGTGCTTCTGACTTCAATGCGTCTCATCCCATGTGACGTATCTAGTTTTTCGAGAACTTCTTGATGCTTTATAGGCTTGGTAAAGCTTGGCCACCCACAACCAGAATCAAATTTATCAAGAGAGCTAAATAGTGGCTCTCCAGAAATAATGTCTACATAGATTCCTTCCTCCTTATGATCCCAAAATTCATTTTGGAAGGGAGGCTCCGTACCGCTTTCTTGTGTCACACGATGCTGAATAGGCGTAAGCTTCTTAATGTTTACTGAGTGGTGTTTCTTCCAATTTTCACGGATAAATCCTGCTCGGCCTGAGCCTTCTTTATAACGGTTATAATGTAAGGAATTCTTTTTATAATAACCTTGATGATATTCTTCAGCAGGATAAAACACGGCTGCCTCTTTTATTTCTGTAACAATTGGTTTTGTAAACCTTTTGCTGTCCTCTAGCTTCTTTTTAGATTCTTCAGCGAGACGCTTTTGTTCCTCAGTATGATAAAAAATGGCCGTTTTGTAAGACTCTCCTCGATCCCCAAACTGACCTTGAGCATCAGTTGGATCTATTTGCTGCCAAAATAGCTCTAACAGCTTTTCGTATGGAAACACGTTCGGATCATACGTAATTTGAACAGCCTCGTAATGACCCGTTTTATTCGAACACACTTCATTGTAGGTTGGGTTCTCTTTATGTCCACCTGTATAGCCCGACACAACTTTTATAATACCTGGCAACTCATCAAAGGGCTGAACCATACACCAAAAACATCCACCAGCAAATGTAGCTAACTCATATTGTGTTGACATAGTCCTACCTCCTATAGATGTTAATTTATCCAGATTACCAATACAGTGCAGAAAAAACCCCTCAGTCTAAGGGGTTCTTTTCTATCAGTTTTTTTTATTTTCTTTTCCAAGTAGATTGAATCTGAATAAAGTTCGTATCCTTTAAGATGTTGAATACTGGACATCTTGAATCTGTTTTCTCTTTTAGCTCTTGAATTCTTTCATCAGACTCGTCAGTATCAACAAGTGCTTCAATCTTAAGCGTCTGGAAGTATTGCTTGACAGAAGGGTCACCCATTAATCCTTTTGGATCTAAAGCTCCTTCAATTTTGAAGTCAATTCCGTTGAGGTTAAACTTCATTTCTTTTGCTACAATGTTTGCAATGTAATTTTCACATCCTGCAAGTGATCCAAGAAGTGTGTTTAAAGGGTTTGCACCCTTATCGTTTCCACCTAAATTCTTTGGCTCGTCTACATAAAATGTATGAGCTCCGGCCTTAACCTCTGTAGTTACCTGTTGTGATGTTGATTCAATACCAAATTTAAGTAATGCCATGATTAATTCCTCCTAAAATGTTTTTTCATTTACTTACACTTTGGAGTATAACCAGAATCCTTTTTAAAAAATGTTAGATGCCTTACATATTTCATGCATTTTTTAAAAATGCTTCGCGCCGTGTAAAAGATACAAGCATATTCTCAAAAGAAAGAGCAAAAATAATTACATGGATAAAGCAAGCTTTACAAGATGAAAACCTTATTTTATACGAAGGTTGGGGTTCAAAAAAGAAAAGGTATGACCATAATACAAGAAGATTATGTTTAGTTACATCTGATGGCTATTTTATTTTTATTCCCTTGCGGTGCTATTCCTTGCCCCTATCCATTTTGTAATGATATGTTTTTATTTTTTCAAAAGGTATTGCGATATTAACTATTTTTACCCTTTTCTGTACTCCTCAACTGGTTAAGTTTACTTATTTCAATTCTCAACTCTACTTTATTGTTTACCATCACTTGTGATACGGTTCCCCCCTATTAATCCGAAACGCCCGATAAACCTGCTCTACCAAAATCAACCTCATCAACTGATGCGGAAACGTCATTTTTGAAAATGAAAGGCTATCATTCGCCCTCTTCATCACAGTATTACTCAACCCCAATGAACCTCCAATAACAAATGCGACCTTACTCTTTCCATATGTAGCGAGCTGATCTAAGTCTTTTGCTAGTTGCTCTGAGGATTTCATTTTTCCTTCGATGGCTAGTGCGATCACGTGTGTGTCGTCGCTAATTTTGCTTAGAATTCTTTCTCCCTCTTTTTCTTTTACTTGCTCCATTTCTATTTCGCTTAGATTTTCTGGAGCTTTTTCATCTGCTAGTTCAATGATCTCGATTTTTGCATATGATGATAATCGTTTTAAATATTCATCGATTCCTTGCTTTAGGTATTTTTCTTTTAACTTACCAATTGTAATGATTGAGATGTTCATATCTTTTCCCCATTTCGAAACTTTCATTATCCACAGAAGTTATCCACAAATATGGATTTTTATCCACATTTGTCAACAAAATTACTCTCCAACTATATATACAGCCTGCTTTTCACAAAGTTGGCATGTTGTGGATAACTTTCCACCTTGCTCAATTTTTTCTATTTCTGGTGCTATTTCTTTTTCATCTACATACATATCTATTGCTAATTCAATATGGTCTTCACAGCAATACATTATCTCTTCCTCCTTATCCACATGTGGATATTCTATTTTTATTTTAACCTAAATCACAAATCTTAGTTTTCCACAGGTCTTTTTAGTCAAAAAAAGAGAGCTGAAATCAGCCCCCTAACATGTCTTCTTCTCCTAATTTCATTTTACCAGACATCTTCTCACCATTTCGATAAAATGTTAATTCAATGGTATCGCCAACTTCTTGATTATAAAGAATTTTTCTTAAATCAATGATATCCTTTATATCTTCACCTGCAAATTGTGTGATTACATCAAACTCTTGTAATCCTGCCTGTGCTGCTGGTGAGACTGGAACAACACTCATGACAATAACACCATCGTTGATATCTTGTGGTAGTTTTAATGTTTGTTCCTTATGATAAGAAGAAACTTCATTTAAAGATCTCATGCCAATTCCCATATAAGGACGTCTTACTTCACTATACTTTTCTAAGTCTTCAATAATCGGTATTGCATGGTTAGCAGGAATTGATAATCCAATTCCCTCAACAGCTGCTTGAGCTATTTTCATTGAATTAATTCCAATAACCTTACCGTCTAAATTAATAAGTGCTCCACCACTGTTACCAGGGTTAATTGCAGCATCTGTTTGTAATACTTCAGCATTCCAATCTACTTGTCCATCACCGTTCTCATCAATAGGAATTGCTCTTTCTGTTCCTGAAATAATTCCTTGTGTAACCGAACCAGAAAATTGCAAGCCAAGTGGATTACCAATTGCAATAACAGGTTCACCTGGTTTTACTGCATCTGAATCACCAAATTGAGCTACCTTCGTAATTTTATCAGCATCAACTCTTAAAACAGCAAGATCTGTTAACACATCACTGCCTAGTATTTCAGCAGGAACTCTTGTCCCGTCACTTAAACTAATCTCTACTTGTGATGCACCCTCAATAACATGGTGATTTGTTACTACAAAAGCATCTTTACCTTCTTTTTTATAAATGACTCCTGAACCGGTACCTGCTTCGCCGGTTTCACTCCAAAACCCTGCTTCCTGAAGATTAACAACACCAACTACAGCATCTGATACCTCATCAACAATACCTGTAATTGCTGAGTTTACATCAACTGATACATTTTTAATCGGTCCTGTATCTTCAACTGTTTGCCCTTGTTGATCTGTAGCTTCTTCTCCAAGGTTCATTTCATAAGGCAGGAAATTTGATAGTGCTGGTAAAGCAAAGAAAACTAGTAGCCCTCCTAAAATGGCTCCTACCAGTCCAGCTAAAAACCAGCCTCCACGGTTTCCCTTTTGCCTTTTTGCATCATAATTTTCATAATCTTGATCATAATAGCCCATAATGTTCACCATTCCTTTCACATGCTATGAATAGTGTTTACCTAATCAACATTATTCTCCTATACAATGAAAATTAACCAAGATGATAACGATTTTTCTGTTATTTCATTTTATAAATTAACCTGTAAATCTTCACTGTAGAAAATGCCATTATTAAATCTTATATGGCTACAAGCGAAGTCGGGGTTGATGGATCTGTATCATATAATTCAAAACTTTCACCTGTTATAAACCCTTTGCTGGCAAGTGTTTGCTCAACAGACATTCTGGCTAAATCCTTCATATTATTATCTTTACTGAGATGGGCCAAATAAATTCGTTTTGTTGCATCTCCAATCACATCCATCATCGCAATTGCTGCATCTTCATTTGAAACATGTCCAACATCACTTAAGATACGACGTTTGATACTCCATGGATAGTGTCCCATTTGAAGCATAGAAACATCATGATTGCTTTCAAACACAAAGGCATCGGCATTTTTAATCGTGCCTTTCATTCTATCACTAACATAGCCTGTGTCTGTAATAAGAGCTAGTTTTTTCCCTTGATGATGAAACACAAAAAACATAGGCTCTGCTGCATCATGTGAAACTCCAAATGATTCTATATCTAACGCACCGAAGGATTTTACAGATCCTGTAGGAAAAACAAACTTTTGCTCTGTTGCAATTTCTCCAACTAATCCATTCATAGCCTGCCAGGTTTTTTCGTTCGCATAGATAGGTAGTTTATGCTTTCTTGCTAAAACTCCTAATCCTTTTATATGATCGCTATGTTCATGTGTGACCAAAATTCCTGAGAGCTTTTGAATATCTCGTCCAATTTGGTCAAATAAATTAGCCATCTGTTTACCACTTAAGCCGGCATCAACTAAAAATGCTTGATCTTCCGCCTCCACATAAATGGCATTCCCCGTACTTCCGCTTGCAAGTACACTAAACTGCAAGCTCATATTATGTCACTCCTCTTTTCCCTAATCTGCTAACTGTAAAACATCGCCCTCTAAGGCATTCACATAAAAATCTTGTCTCTCTTTATCTTTTGTTTCTATGATAATATGCCAAGTTGGCGCCAAAATTTGTTGATTCGAAAGTGGAATATGTGTGTAATAGCCATACTGCATAGTAACAATTTGACTATTCTCTGGAAGATAGTTTTTATTATATAGAGCTTCGATTGCTTTTAACGCTGTGATCGTTGATTCTTGCTCCTCTACTTCCTTAATTCCCTCAAGCATTGATTGCTCATAGCCATAAATTTGATTATCCTCATCTAACTGAAGAATCACCATACCAATATGATCTAGCTTTGATTGAAATATATTTCGGTTTTTATATTTCTGAATACATATAATAGAATTAGATTCCTCATCTGTATACCAATAATGATAAAGTTCACCTGAAATAACATTTTCTTTTAAAAATTGATTCACTTTACTTTCTAAATTAACATCAGGCAATGGAAATGGTTTGGTTAGCTTCATTTTTAATGAACGAAAGGATTCTTCTTCAATATTTGTATTTGTTACAACTAATGATTGTTCTTTATCATTAAGTTTACTAACTTCTTCAAGGGTGAAATCCTTACTTTTTGCCGTTATATAGAAGCCCTTGCCGATATCTTCAGGTAAGTCACCATACTTAATATCCTCAGCTGCTAGCTTTTCCTCCAAGGTTGCTTCTTGCATAACTGCATAATCCGATTTATCTCTTAGTTCAAAGAACTCAATTGCTAAATAGATATCTAAGATTAGAAATGCAAGGATAAAAATGGTTTTCGTTTTACTCCAATCCACCTTTATCCCTCCCTTGATTACCATTTAATTTCATTAGTGTGCCATCTTTCATCTCAATGCACCATGAAGGTGTTAGTTTTACATACTTCTGATCTGTAGAGCCACCTAATTCGTATGCAACATAGATGCTTTTAATCATTGAAATATCAATCGATTGATCAGCCTTCAGAATCTCAGCTACTTCTTTTCCTGAAATCAGACTAATAGGATTACTGCTTGATATCTGCGTCATTAACTGATACGAAGGACGTTCATAAATAGCAATTTCATTTTGTCCCCAGCGCTGCGAAATCATAGTTGGACCAAAATATTCCTCTGTTGATGTTAAGACCGGAATTGAACCAATCGACATAACATATCGAATTTGCTGATTGGACTTATCTATATTAAATAAAAGATAATCATCTGTCCATCCACCATGATCATTTAAATAATTAATACTTTGCTCTAAAAGAAGATACTCCTCCAATACACTAGATTCAGTTAGTGTTGGATTCACAAATCTTACCAAGTGCTCATTTGGAAAAATGTTTAGTTCTCTTTTACTATCAGTGTACCGATTACTTGAAAAATTCACATCCTGCTTAACAAGTCGAGGATTGCTGAATAAAGCATCCTTAAATCTTTCATCATCAATTTCATCTGTTAAATATTGATAACTATCGAGCTCTATTGTATTTTCAGGAAGCATCATTTCATTTCCTACATCTGTCTCAAAAGCAAAGTAAGAGGAAAACTCACTTTTTTTATTATAAATAGTTGAAACAAACTGATTTTCATCAGGTAAATTAACAGAGGTTTCAACAATTTTAAGATTTTCTGTTGAGACAAAGTACACTTTTTGAGCTTCTTTTTCATTAGGTACATTTAAATATATGCGATCAAAATGAATGGAGTCATTTGTATCTGTATCCCATTCAAACATCGATTTCATTGTTTCCAACGGTATTCCGTCGAGGAACCTAAGTTCTATTTTAGCCTCTGCTTTACTATGAATCCAATTATTAAAATTTTCCTCTGTATATGTTTGAGCGATGTTCTTGTTGTTTCCTAAACTATAATTCCAGTCCTGCATTTCAGTCCAAAGAGCTTCTA
This genomic stretch from Metabacillus sp. B2-18 harbors:
- a CDS encoding YycH family regulatory protein yields the protein MNKESIKSATLTVLVIISLFFTWNMWNLQPSYEEFQNNSFFESVPIGPERRTPYQVIRPRQLYIHTPEAHFSTLDDQYLEALWTEMQDWNYSLGNNKNIAQTYTEENFNNWIHSKAEAKIELRFLDGIPLETMKSMFEWDTDTNDSIHFDRIYLNVPNEKEAQKVYFVSTENLKIVETSVNLPDENQFVSTIYNKKSEFSSYFAFETDVGNEMMLPENTIELDSYQYLTDEIDDERFKDALFSNPRLVKQDVNFSSNRYTDSKRELNIFPNEHLVRFVNPTLTESSVLEEYLLLEQSINYLNDHGGWTDDYLLFNIDKSNQQIRYVMSIGSIPVLTSTEEYFGPTMISQRWGQNEIAIYERPSYQLMTQISSSNPISLISGKEVAEILKADQSIDISMIKSIYVAYELGGSTDQKYVKLTPSWCIEMKDGTLMKLNGNQGRDKGGLE
- a CDS encoding two-component system regulatory protein YycI, which codes for MDWSKTKTIFILAFLILDIYLAIEFFELRDKSDYAVMQEATLEEKLAAEDIKYGDLPEDIGKGFYITAKSKDFTLEEVSKLNDKEQSLVVTNTNIEEESFRSLKMKLTKPFPLPDVNLESKVNQFLKENVISGELYHYWYTDEESNSIICIQKYKNRNIFQSKLDHIGMVILQLDEDNQIYGYEQSMLEGIKEVEEQESTITALKAIEALYNKNYLPENSQIVTMQYGYYTHIPLSNQQILAPTWHIIIETKDKERQDFYVNALEGDVLQLAD
- a CDS encoding MBL fold metallo-hydrolase — protein: MSLQFSVLASGSTGNAIYVEAEDQAFLVDAGLSGKQMANLFDQIGRDIQKLSGILVTHEHSDHIKGLGVLARKHKLPIYANEKTWQAMNGLVGEIATEQKFVFPTGSVKSFGALDIESFGVSHDAAEPMFFVFHHQGKKLALITDTGYVSDRMKGTIKNADAFVFESNHDVSMLQMGHYPWSIKRRILSDVGHVSNEDAAIAMMDVIGDATKRIYLAHLSKDNNMKDLARMSVEQTLASKGFITGESFELYDTDPSTPTSLVAI